The sequence CCCACGGTGCGACGACGCGGACCCAGCAACTGCTCTGATGATTGTGTTGGCCGAGGCGGTCCCATGGAAACTGGAGCTTGATGCGCCCGAGGGTATCGGTCCAGATGTTTTGTCCCTGCGGACCGACCACGATGGCGGTGGCGGGACCGTGGGTCAACGGTTTGGGTGTAGACCGTTGCGGTCGCACGTTCTCGCTGGCCGGTTGCACCGTAAAGTCGACGTGGACGCGATAACGTTGCCGATGCGCATTGTCGGACGCCTGCGTTTCTTGCGCGGCTTCGTCGATCCTCAGTGTGGTCGATAGGATCACATACTCGGCATTGGCGGCGGTCTGCGGATGACGCGTTAGCGTAAAGATGCAACCGGGCACCATGCCGCGTAGATGGCCTTGGCCTTGCGCTCGTTGGCCGGCGCTGTGTAAGGCTTGCATGCGCAAACGGGCGATGAAATCGCCTTCGGCAAACGGATCATTCTGGCTTTCCGGGTTGGTGCTTGCTGAACCGGAACCCGCCTTCGGCTGGCTATAATGCGCGTCGGCATGCCATTCATAGACCGCTTGCTCACTGTGCGCAGTGGGGCGGGGATCGTAGCGGTTGGCGGTGAGATTGGCCTTGGGGCGCGTGTAGTCATAATCCCGCGTGGTGTACTGGCCGGAGGTAAGTTGATGTACGGGTGAAAAGGCATGAATACACTCTTCATCGATATGTTTGCCTTCCGTATGAAACTGCACCACGTGATAGGCGCTGCTGGGCGAATTCTTATGCGCGCCGATGCTGTCGATTAAGACCAGTCGATGGACGCCATTATCATGCTCGAAGAAATAGTTGATTCCCCATTCTTCGCACAATCGACTAAAGAACGTAAAGTCGCTTTCGTTGTATTGGGTCTGATAGTCGCGTTTGGGATAAGTCTCAATGAGACGCTTGTCGACTGGAAAGGCGTAGTCGGCAAACAGCAGATCGATGATCTCGATCACGCTTTGATCCTGAAATATCTTGCAGTCGGTGGTCAGTGTCGCCAGATGCAACCATGGGCGCAAGGTGACTTCGTACAGCGCGTGACGTCCTTCCTGGCGCAGCATGCTGGCGGCGGTAATCAAGCCGGAGATTTCACGCGTCCCAGCACCGATGTTGCCAAGCAGATTGTCAGCAAATGCGCTGTCGATAAATCCACCGCTGCCATCCAATGCAATCATGATGGTTAACTCGCGACCAATGAAATCGTCAAGATTGACATTGCCGATATCTTCACTCAGATGGATCAAGGATTCGGGTGTCATCAGCACGACGGTGTAATCGAATAATGCGTTCATGCCTTCCGTGCCAGAGAGACTAATCGGCACCAGCGCAGGTTGATTCAGGCGTGTTGGAATAGCGCTGCTAGATGCGCTGAGAGTGCGACTGCTGGACATTGGGGGAAGACCTTCCGCTACGAACGTGAGGACGATTTAATGCAATCTTTATCGCATCTTGCAATCGTGGAGGTGAAAAACTCTATGGCAATATTAAGCGGTAATGATCATCAATAGTGCTAAGAACTTTCTGAAAATGTATGCCATTTTCAAAATTAAGAATAATCCGCGATTATCTATTTCAGGGACAATCTTATCATCTCTATGCCGATACTAATCAACGCCATCCTGCCCGACTAATCTGGTGTAATTTATTGAAATACTATGTCGCATAATTTTTACGTCTCCACATCCGGAGACATTAAAAATGCATCTCAAAAACCACTGTATTAATGCAGTTCGTTCAGGGCGCCAAAATTCAATAGTGCCTGATTTTTTATATGGAATGGGTGGCATGGGGATGAGGCCTTACCAGACTAACGTGGTATAAGTCGCCACGATAGCCTGTAACTATTGATATTTAAATACTTCAATTGTTCACAAAAATACTCGTTGTAGCAGAGCTTATCCGAGCGACTAAAGCTACCTCCGATTTTTGCAATTATTCGCAGTGACTTACTGCGCCTTTACTGTACACTTTTGTGCATAAAAAACCCATGTAATGCACATTCACAAAACGAAATTTCAAATAGACGCTAGTCATAAAATAACTTCAGACATAGATTTATCTCTATTCTTTCCGAATCATCAAATCTAAGCAGCCTTGCGCTCGGCTTCCACCTCGGCCCGCAACCGCCTTGCTGCCGTGACCATGTTTTCCAGCGCGGCATAAGTCTCCGGCCATCCACGCGTTTTTAAACCGCAATCAGGATTAACCCATAGCCGCTGATCAGGAATCACACCGCGGGCTTTGCGTAGCAAACGTTCCATTTCGTAGACTTGCGCCACCCGCGGGGAGTGGATGTCGTAGACGCCGGGACCGATATCATTTGGATAGGAAAATTCACCGAATCCATCCAGCAATTCCATATCAGAACGAGAGGTTTCTATTGTAATGACGTCCGCATCCATGGCGGCGATCCACGGCAAGATATCGTTGAATTCCGAATAGCACATGTGTGTATGAATTTGCGTTTCGTCGGATACGCCAGCGGCGCTGATCTTAAATGCGCGCACAGCCCAATCAAGATAATGCTTCCACTCAGTTGCTTTGAGCGGTAAGCCTTCGCGGAACGCTGGTTCGTCAATCTGAATCATGCCGATACCGGATTTTTCCAGATCGTGCACTTCGTCACGGAGCGCTAAGGCAATCTGTAGCGCGGTGGTTTCGCGCGGTTGATCATCGCGTACAAACGACCATTGCAACATCGTCACGGGGCCGGTTAGCATCCCTTTCATAGGCTTGTCGGTGAGTGTTTGAGCAAACTGGCTCCATCCCACAGTCATCGCTTCTGGACGATACACGTCACCGTAAATGACCGGTGGTTTGACACAGCGCGAACCATAACTTTGCACCCAACCGTTGGCCGTGAATGCGTAACCCCACAACTGTTCACCGAAATACTCCACCATGTCATTGCGTTCGGGTTCGCCGTGTACCAACACATCAAGACCAAGCTCCTCTTGCTTTTGTACCACCAGGCGAATTTCATCGCGCATTTGATCAAGGTAATCCAGATGACCAATATCGCCGCGCTTGTACGCCGCGCGCGACTTGCGTATCTCTTGCGTTTGAGGAAAAGAGCCAATCGTCGTTGTAGGAAATAGCGGAAGCTTCCACTTTTCTTGCTGCTTATCGATACGTGTTTTAAATGCGCTGGTCCGGTGCGCATCGCCTTCCGTTAGTGCTGCCAGACGCTTCTGCACGAGTGGATTGTGAATCCGCGTTGAGTGCCGTCGGCTTGCCAATGCCGTCCTTGATGCAACAAATTGCGCATCGACTTCGCGTGTGCAGTTTGAAAGCTTATCGGTATTCAAGGCCAGTTTTAGAGCGACGATCTCTGATAGTTTTTGTGTCGCAAATGAGAGCCAGCTTTTCAACTCAACGTCGAGTTTATCTTCACATTTGAGATCAACGGGAACGTGCAATAACGAACAACTAGAGCCAATCCATAATCGGTCGCCCAATTGCGCCTGCAACGGTTTGAGTGTGGTCAATACGCTATCGAGATCGCAGCGCCATAGATTGCGCCCATCGACCACACCGAGTGACAATACTTTGTCGTCCGGCCAATCGTGGGTAATGGCATCAAGTTGGCCAGCGCCACGTACCAAATCGAGATGGACGCCCATTACGGGCAACTCGCGCAGCAGTGCGGCATGCTCTTGCACTTCACCGAAATAGGTGGTCAACAATAATGGTGGCGCATCCGGTTCCAGCGCCGCGTATGCCGGAGAGAAAGCCTGAATCCAGGTGCTATCGAGTTCCAACGCCAGAATCGGCTCGTCAATCTGAACGACTTCCACGCCGGATACCTGCAACCGACTGAGCAATTTTTTATAGCCGGCGAGGACGCTGGGTAACAAGTCCAGCTTATTATCGCGCTCAGCATCAACCTTGCGGTCAGACTTCACCTTCCCCACATGCAAAAGCGTCAGCGGTCCGACTAACGCGACTTTGACGCGGTAACCGAGCGCTTGCGCTTCAGCAATCTCATCAAATAACCAGTTAACGCCACCGTCAAACTGGCTATCGGCACTCCACTCTGGCACGAGATAGTGATAGTTGGTATCGAACCATTTGGTCATCTCCATTGCAAAATGCTGCTTGTCGCCTCTTGCCAAAGTAAAATATTCGGCCAATTTCAATTGCTTTGGATCAAACCCGAAGCGCTTGGGAATCGCACCCAGCAATGCCAAAGTACCCAAGACCTGGTCGTACCATGCGAAATCTCCGACGGTGACGAAATCCAGCCCGGCATCGGCTTGCGACCTCCAATGACGGGCGCGTAGTGTTGCCCCGGTCTCACGCAACGCAGTCTCGTCGGTCGTTCCTTGCCAGAACGATTCCTGTGCAAATTTCAACTCACGTTGAGCGCCAATACGGGGAAATCCCAAAACGTGTGCTAGTGCCATTATATTTCCTTAAAAACGATGCGTGGGTGCGCTGGAATGCGATGGCTGGTAGTTTGAGGTAACTTGCCGTATGATTCAAACGACAAATATTAAGAATCAACTTGAATTTTATTCATAGTCAAAATCAAGACTGCCAAAGCTACACAGATCACGAGGACACTTCGTCAATGCAATCTATTCTGGAACTACGTCATTTAAAGACCCTGAACGCCTTGCGAGAGGCTGGCAATCTGCTGCGCGCTGCTACGCTGCTGAATGTCACCCAATCCGCGTTATCTCATCAGATTAAGCAACTTGAAGATCACCACGGCACCAGTTTGTTCGAGCGTAAATCGATTCCAGTCCGATTTACGCCAGCGGGCGAAAGACTACTAAAACTAGCGGATACGGTATTGCCGCAGGTCGCCGAAAGCGAGCGCGATCTGGTCCGGATGGCACAAGGTGTCGCTGGACAATTACGGATAGCGGTTGAGTGTCACACCTGTTTTGACTGGCTGATGCCGGCGATGGATATTTTTCGCAAGCGTTGGCCCGAGGTCGAACTGGATATCGTATCTGGCTTTCAGGCTGATCCGGTCGGTTTGTTGTACGAACATAAAGCTGATGTCGCTATCGTGGCAGAAATCGATCTGGACGAGAAAGTCGATTATCATCCGTTATTCAGTTTTGAAATCGTGGCGCTGGTGGCGCACGATCATCCGTTGGCCGCACACGATTTTCTGGTGGCGGAAGATTTTGCCAGTGATACCTTGATCACCTATCCGGTTCCCGACGACATGCTCGACGTGGTGCGCCAGGTCCTTAAACCTGCTGGTATTAATACGGCTCGCCGCACGACTGAACTGACCGTCGCCATGCTGCAACTAGTGGCAAGTCGACGTGGAATCGCTACCCTGCCGATCTGGGCGGCACAAAATTATTTGAACCGCGACTATGTTTTATCCAAACGCATTACACCCGCGGGGTTGATTGGCAAACTCTATGCCGCTTGTCTGCCGGAAGCGTCGGAAAAGCCTTATTTGGCGGACTTTGTTAACACGACACGCGAAAGTTGTTATTTGAATTTGCTAAATGTCGAGCTGTTATGACGATTGAGAATATGCCGCGGTGGCGGCTGTGCGGCTATTCCCGATTACTTTTGCCCTGCTTGTAGCAACTTGCTATCTGCTCCCAAGATCGTTCGCCTCGCAGTGAAAACCGTTCAGCGAAAAAAATCAATTAATCTATATCGTAAATCATTAAAAATGCATCAAATAAAAACACAACCAACATCGCTGGCACTGTTCTGTAAAGTCGTTGATAACTTTGGCGACATCGGTATTTGCTGGCGTTTGGCCAGGCAGTTAGAGCGCGAGCATGACATCGCCGTCACTTTATGGGTGGATGACTTGCGGAGTTTTCAGCAGATTTGTCCTGAGGTCAGTGTGGAAAGAGAGACGCAGCAGATTGCGAACGTAACGGTGCGCCATTGGCGCGATCAAAGTGCGCCGTTTACGTCGGAAGATGTTGCCGATATAGTCATTGAATTTTTTGCCTGTGACATACCGCCGACCTACATTGTAGCGATGGCGCAGCGTTCGCCTAAACCTGTCTGGCTTAATCTGGAAGGTCTCAGCGCAGAAACCTGGGTAGAAGGCTGTCATAAGCTATCGTCGCTGCCATCGCAATCATTGACCAAGTATTTTTTCTTTCCTGGATTTACGGATAAAACTGGCGGTTTACTGCGCGAGTCAGAACTACAACAACAACGCCATGCCTTTCAACATGATCCTGCCGCAATGTCGGCTTTTCTTGCCCGATTTGGCGTAACACCGGCGGAGATGGCACCTCTCAAAGTCTCGCTATTCTGCTATCCGAATGCCCCCGTTTCGGCGTTGTTTGATAGCTGGAAAAATGGTAATACTGCGGTTACTTGCCTGATACCAGAAGGCGTCGCGGTGGATGCCGTGCAGGCATTTCTTGGACGGGATGCAATTGCGGGTGCCACTACGACCCGCGCCGGTTTAACCGTGCGGGTGCTGCCCTTCATGCCGCAACCAGATTACGACAAACTGTTATGGGCCTGTGATCTGAATTTTGTGCGCGGCGAGGACTCATTCGTCCGTGCCCAATGGGCGGGAAAACCGTTTATCTGGCAAATCTATCCACAAGACAAAGATTTACACCACGTTAAATTGAAGGCATTTCTGCAATGCCATACAGCCGAAACGGAGATTTCAACAGCTTTCTGTCTGGGCTGGAACGGTGCCACCAATGACAACCGTAACTGGACGTCGCATTTGCCCGAGAGTTGGCTTCTATTCGCAGCGGACCTGGAAAAAATTGCCATGTTGTCTATGGATTGGGAGTCTCAAATGATGAAAAATGGTGACTTCACCTCTAATTTACTCAAGTTTGCCGAAACAGTTCGGTAATAGAGGCTGGAAATTAGGTTAAAATGTAGGGCTAATTTTTAACGCATTTCAACATTCAATCAAACGTGGGCACGCGGCTCTTTGCCAGTGATCTACAGATGATTCTTCAGTAACCACCTTTTTTACGACTATTCGCTATGAAACCTGCAAAAGAAATTCGCGTTGGCAACATCATTATGGTTGACAGTAAGCCAATGATCATTTTGCGCTCTGATGTCAACGGTTCGAGCCGTACGGGCTTTACCTATAAGTGGAAGATGAAGAATCTTTTGACAAATAGCCCACAAGAAAACGTCATGCGCGGCGACGATAAGTTTGATGTCGTTGTGCTCGATAAAAAAGCAGTGACGTATTCATATTTCGCCGATCCTTTGTATGTATTCATGGACGCTGACTATGAGCAATATGAAATTGAAGGCGAGAACTTGGGCGATGCTTTGCACTACCTAAAAGACGGCATGGAATGCGAAGCTGTGTTTTACGATGGCAAAGCAATTTCAGTCGAACTGCCAACCACAATCGTGCGTCAAGTTGTGTACTCAGAGCCAGCAATTAAAGGCAATACTTCGGGCAACGTCCTGAAAGAAGCCAAGATTGAAAATGCTGTCGAAGCGCATCGTCACACCGTTCAAGTGCCACTGTTCGTGAGCCAGGAAGACATGATCGAAATCGATA is a genomic window of Glaciimonas sp. CA11.2 containing:
- the earP gene encoding elongation factor P maturation arginine rhamnosyltransferase EarP, yielding MHQIKTQPTSLALFCKVVDNFGDIGICWRLARQLEREHDIAVTLWVDDLRSFQQICPEVSVERETQQIANVTVRHWRDQSAPFTSEDVADIVIEFFACDIPPTYIVAMAQRSPKPVWLNLEGLSAETWVEGCHKLSSLPSQSLTKYFFFPGFTDKTGGLLRESELQQQRHAFQHDPAAMSAFLARFGVTPAEMAPLKVSLFCYPNAPVSALFDSWKNGNTAVTCLIPEGVAVDAVQAFLGRDAIAGATTTRAGLTVRVLPFMPQPDYDKLLWACDLNFVRGEDSFVRAQWAGKPFIWQIYPQDKDLHHVKLKAFLQCHTAETEISTAFCLGWNGATNDNRNWTSHLPESWLLFAADLEKIAMLSMDWESQMMKNGDFTSNLLKFAETVR
- a CDS encoding elongation factor P; this translates as MKPAKEIRVGNIIMVDSKPMIILRSDVNGSSRTGFTYKWKMKNLLTNSPQENVMRGDDKFDVVVLDKKAVTYSYFADPLYVFMDADYEQYEIEGENLGDALHYLKDGMECEAVFYDGKAISVELPTTIVRQVVYSEPAIKGNTSGNVLKEAKIENAVEAHRHTVQVPLFVSQEDMIEIDTRTNEYKKVVRN
- a CDS encoding LysR family transcriptional regulator translates to MQSILELRHLKTLNALREAGNLLRAATLLNVTQSALSHQIKQLEDHHGTSLFERKSIPVRFTPAGERLLKLADTVLPQVAESERDLVRMAQGVAGQLRIAVECHTCFDWLMPAMDIFRKRWPEVELDIVSGFQADPVGLLYEHKADVAIVAEIDLDEKVDYHPLFSFEIVALVAHDHPLAAHDFLVAEDFASDTLITYPVPDDMLDVVRQVLKPAGINTARRTTELTVAMLQLVASRRGIATLPIWAAQNYLNRDYVLSKRITPAGLIGKLYAACLPEASEKPYLADFVNTTRESCYLNLLNVELL
- the metE gene encoding 5-methyltetrahydropteroyltriglutamate--homocysteine S-methyltransferase produces the protein MALAHVLGFPRIGAQRELKFAQESFWQGTTDETALRETGATLRARHWRSQADAGLDFVTVGDFAWYDQVLGTLALLGAIPKRFGFDPKQLKLAEYFTLARGDKQHFAMEMTKWFDTNYHYLVPEWSADSQFDGGVNWLFDEIAEAQALGYRVKVALVGPLTLLHVGKVKSDRKVDAERDNKLDLLPSVLAGYKKLLSRLQVSGVEVVQIDEPILALELDSTWIQAFSPAYAALEPDAPPLLLTTYFGEVQEHAALLRELPVMGVHLDLVRGAGQLDAITHDWPDDKVLSLGVVDGRNLWRCDLDSVLTTLKPLQAQLGDRLWIGSSCSLLHVPVDLKCEDKLDVELKSWLSFATQKLSEIVALKLALNTDKLSNCTREVDAQFVASRTALASRRHSTRIHNPLVQKRLAALTEGDAHRTSAFKTRIDKQQEKWKLPLFPTTTIGSFPQTQEIRKSRAAYKRGDIGHLDYLDQMRDEIRLVVQKQEELGLDVLVHGEPERNDMVEYFGEQLWGYAFTANGWVQSYGSRCVKPPVIYGDVYRPEAMTVGWSQFAQTLTDKPMKGMLTGPVTMLQWSFVRDDQPRETTALQIALALRDEVHDLEKSGIGMIQIDEPAFREGLPLKATEWKHYLDWAVRAFKISAAGVSDETQIHTHMCYSEFNDILPWIAAMDADVITIETSRSDMELLDGFGEFSYPNDIGPGVYDIHSPRVAQVYEMERLLRKARGVIPDQRLWVNPDCGLKTRGWPETYAALENMVTAARRLRAEVEAERKAA
- a CDS encoding type VI secretion system Vgr family protein; translation: MSSSRTLSASSSAIPTRLNQPALVPISLSGTEGMNALFDYTVVLMTPESLIHLSEDIGNVNLDDFIGRELTIMIALDGSGGFIDSAFADNLLGNIGAGTREISGLITAASMLRQEGRHALYEVTLRPWLHLATLTTDCKIFQDQSVIEIIDLLFADYAFPVDKRLIETYPKRDYQTQYNESDFTFFSRLCEEWGINYFFEHDNGVHRLVLIDSIGAHKNSPSSAYHVVQFHTEGKHIDEECIHAFSPVHQLTSGQYTTRDYDYTRPKANLTANRYDPRPTAHSEQAVYEWHADAHYSQPKAGSGSASTNPESQNDPFAEGDFIARLRMQALHSAGQRAQGQGHLRGMVPGCIFTLTRHPQTAANAEYVILSTTLRIDEAAQETQASDNAHRQRYRVHVDFTVQPASENVRPQRSTPKPLTHGPATAIVVGPQGQNIWTDTLGRIKLQFPWDRLGQHNHQSSCWVRVVAPWAGNQLGGMHIPRIGQEVIVDFLGGDPDLPLCTGRVYNQLNTPPWALPSQSALSGFRSRELTPDGGNAASGRSNHLVMDDTAGKIQSQLKSDHQHSQLSLGHITRIEDHTGRQEARGQGFELRTDGHGAIRAKNGLLISTESRPNASRHITDLGETAQRLIDAHGQQKSLGELAQQHGALEADEHKAVTTSLTDQNDAIQGTVGEAKDGSFPELTAPHLILASPAGIATTTPQSTHIASGEHVAITSGQDISLSVGQRLIANVKNGIRLFTSKGGIKATSADGNIDIQALKHSVNLLAKLNITLTANRIAINAKEEVVINGGGSYTKWSANGIESGTNGGWVAHAASHANMGAKNVTIPILPEPVMVKEQMVFDLHTVAGLKLLAPEPYALYRDGALLNQGVTDAWGRIVIDNHTKTSRYEVEWADGNRFTLPVSAQPGEAQHQLSRKGLRQLGKTDDGRDSQVRNSKN